The sequence GTATCTGTGCTGGCAATACACGGGAACCCGGCCGCCGTTTATGCACAGGAAGAAGAACAGGAAACGGAAAAATCCCCGGAGGAAATCGCAAGGGAAAAGAAAATACAGCTGATCATAAAGGTGCTGGAGTACATAGAGCAGAATTATGTTAAGGAAGTGACCCTTGATGACCTTGTGAGAGGCGCCGTAAAAGGAATGATAGAATCCCTTGGGGACCCCTACTCCAACTACTTTGACCAGCAGGAGTACAGTGAATTTCAGGTAGAGACTACCGGGACCTTTGGGGGAATAGGGATAATCATAACCATGAAAAACAACTATGTAACCGTAATGACCACCCTTGAAAACAGCCCGGCGTTAAAGGCAGGCCTTAAGGCAGGCGACAGGATAATACAGGTGGATGGGAAAGATGTATCCGGTTATTCCCTGAGTGAGGTAGCTTCAATGATTAGGGGGCCTGAGGGAACCCAGGTCAGCCTCGGTGTTTTAAGGGAAGGGGAACGGGGAACCCTCAACTTCGTTATAACCAGAGACGTAATCCACATAAATCCCATTGAAGCCGATATAATTGAAGAAGGTATCGGATACATTAAGATTACGAAATTTAATGAAAACACTGCCGATAATCTTAATAAGACCCTTGAAGGGTTTGCAGAAAAAGGGGTAAAGGGAATAATCCTGGATTTAAGAAATAATCCGGGAGGCCTCCTGGAACAGGCTATTAAGGTGGCGGAAAAATTTGTTCCCGAAGGCCCTATAGTTAAGGTGGTGAACAGGGAGGGGGAAATAACTACCCTTAGCTCAACATCAAA is a genomic window of Koleobacter methoxysyntrophicus containing:
- a CDS encoding S41 family peptidase yields the protein MLKMGKWTRYWTAALLLAFILVSVLAIHGNPAAVYAQEEEQETEKSPEEIAREKKIQLIIKVLEYIEQNYVKEVTLDDLVRGAVKGMIESLGDPYSNYFDQQEYSEFQVETTGTFGGIGIIITMKNNYVTVMTTLENSPALKAGLKAGDRIIQVDGKDVSGYSLSEVASMIRGPEGTQVSLGVLREGERGTLNFVITRDVIHINPIEADIIEEGIGYIKITKFNENTADNLNKTLEGFAEKGVKGIILDLRNNPGGLLEQAIKVAEKFVPEGPIVKVVNREGEITTLSSTSNPTPYPLVVLVNEGSASASEIVAGAIQDRGMGVLVGTRTFGKATVQTTANLGSLGGFKMTTATYVTPNGRDINREGITPDVVVELPNPGQHRQEFAPLGEKRHLYKGVIGLDVYGIQQRLRYLGFDPGEPDGIYGQQTARAVANFQQYAGLAIKGTVDNATYEAIEKFVEEKINGEILKDTQLEKALEILKGKLN